The Aeromicrobium sp. Leaf245 genome includes a region encoding these proteins:
- a CDS encoding NAD(P)-dependent oxidoreductase, producing MADYVITGASGFIGRSLAERLRARGDSVRGMDLHADPAHDVVAGDVTDPESWSDVITPGATVVHTAALVSNLPTLAEAWRVNTLGTRRVLDAAVSRGAARVVYLSSVRAFSDLGFPDGVTEDHPLRPDGNPYVDTRIAAEQAAMQAHAAGEIDVTVVRPGDVYGPGSRPWTLLPVRMIKANRFLLPAMGRGIFSPVFVDDLVSGLVLAADREEAAGQVFTLSGGVGVECREFFGHYYRMLGRRGPVVMPTAAALALATAAAGVNRVRGADDETNTTAVRYFCRTGTYSIDKARSMLGYDPAVDLDEGMRRTEVWLRDVGEL from the coding sequence ATGGCCGACTACGTCATCACCGGCGCGTCCGGCTTCATCGGCCGTTCCCTCGCGGAGCGACTGCGTGCCCGGGGCGACTCCGTGCGTGGCATGGACCTGCACGCCGACCCCGCGCACGACGTGGTCGCCGGGGACGTCACCGACCCGGAGTCGTGGAGCGACGTGATCACCCCGGGGGCGACGGTCGTGCACACGGCCGCGCTCGTCTCCAACCTGCCGACGCTGGCGGAGGCGTGGCGGGTCAACACGCTCGGCACGCGGCGGGTCCTCGACGCGGCGGTCTCGCGTGGGGCCGCGCGCGTCGTCTACCTCTCGTCGGTCCGCGCGTTCTCGGACCTCGGCTTCCCCGACGGCGTCACCGAGGACCATCCCCTGAGGCCCGACGGCAACCCGTACGTCGACACGCGCATCGCCGCGGAGCAGGCAGCGATGCAGGCGCACGCGGCCGGCGAGATCGACGTGACGGTCGTGCGCCCCGGCGACGTCTACGGCCCGGGATCGCGCCCGTGGACCCTGCTGCCCGTGCGGATGATCAAGGCCAACCGCTTCCTGCTTCCCGCGATGGGGCGGGGGATCTTCAGCCCGGTCTTCGTCGACGACCTGGTCTCGGGGCTGGTGCTGGCCGCCGACCGCGAGGAGGCGGCCGGCCAGGTGTTCACGCTCAGCGGCGGGGTGGGCGTGGAGTGCCGGGAGTTCTTCGGGCACTACTACCGGATGCTGGGCAGGCGGGGCCCCGTCGTGATGCCCACGGCTGCGGCCCTGGCGCTGGCGACCGCCGCGGCGGGGGTGAACCGGGTGCGTGGCGCCGACGACGAGACCAACACGACCGCGGTCCGCTACTTCTGCCGGACGGGCACGTACTCGATCGACAAGGCTCGGTCGATGCTCGGCTACGACCCCGCCGTCGACCTGGACGAGGGGATGCGCCGGACAGAGGTGTGGTTGCGCGACGTCGGCGAGCTCTGA
- a CDS encoding DinB family protein, protein MDALVGERADLLDSLRKHRALFLGTVTGLSDEQARLTPTASELCLGGLVKHVAATEGEWARFVVDGPAPQPDVDWDSIDWSDPPQAVLDRQDEFRLLEHETLAGVVALYERTALATDELVASVDLDARQPLPDAPWFEAGASWTARRVFLHLVAEISQHAGHADVLRESIDGRRSMG, encoded by the coding sequence ATGGACGCACTCGTGGGCGAACGCGCCGACCTGCTCGACTCGCTGCGCAAGCACCGGGCACTGTTCCTCGGCACCGTCACCGGGCTGTCCGACGAGCAGGCCCGCCTCACGCCCACGGCCAGCGAGCTGTGCCTCGGCGGGCTGGTCAAGCACGTGGCCGCCACGGAGGGGGAGTGGGCGCGCTTCGTGGTCGACGGCCCCGCGCCCCAGCCCGACGTCGACTGGGACAGCATCGACTGGAGCGACCCGCCGCAGGCCGTGCTCGACCGGCAGGACGAGTTCCGACTGCTCGAGCACGAGACCCTGGCCGGCGTCGTCGCGCTCTACGAGCGCACGGCGCTCGCCACCGACGAGCTGGTCGCCTCCGTCGACCTCGACGCGCGGCAGCCCTTGCCCGACGCCCCGTGGTTCGAGGCGGGCGCGTCGTGGACGGCACGCCGGGTGTTCCTGCACCTGGTCGCCGAGATCTCCCAGCACGCCGGTCACGCCGACGTCCTGCGCGAGAGCATCGACGGGCGCAGGTCGATGGGCTGA
- a CDS encoding NAD(P)-dependent alcohol dehydrogenase — protein MTTTVAALSVPEAGKPFETVDLERRDLKPNDVRIKIRYAGICHSDIHQARDEWGGGIFPMTPGHEIIGTVEETGSDVTAHAVGDTVGVGCFVDSCLDCDACRDGEEQFCSRGVVQTYSAKDYDGAITYGGYSEQVVVRDHFAVKIPDGVDLAATTPLLCAGITTYAPLVRHGVTEGTRVGVIGMGGLGHVAVKIAAALGADVTVLSRTDAKKDDGLEFGAKAYVATEEKGALRKLRGSFDVILNTVGAAVPLDQYLGLLDRGGRMVNLGAPTESLEMGAFSLLSFRRALEGSMVGGLPQTQEMLDFCAEHGITATVEVIDADQVGDYYDKVVDGKVRYRAVIDVASIAR, from the coding sequence ATGACCACCACCGTTGCCGCACTGTCCGTCCCCGAGGCCGGGAAGCCGTTCGAGACCGTCGACCTCGAGCGCCGCGACCTCAAGCCGAACGACGTCCGGATCAAGATCCGCTACGCCGGCATCTGCCACTCCGACATCCACCAGGCCCGCGACGAGTGGGGCGGCGGGATCTTCCCCATGACGCCCGGGCACGAGATCATCGGCACCGTCGAGGAGACCGGCTCCGACGTCACCGCGCACGCCGTCGGCGACACCGTGGGCGTCGGCTGCTTCGTCGACTCCTGCCTCGACTGCGACGCCTGCCGCGACGGCGAGGAGCAGTTCTGCAGCCGCGGCGTCGTGCAGACGTACTCCGCGAAGGACTACGACGGCGCCATCACGTACGGCGGCTACAGCGAGCAGGTCGTCGTGCGCGACCACTTCGCCGTGAAGATCCCCGACGGCGTCGACCTCGCCGCCACCACCCCGCTGCTGTGCGCGGGCATCACCACCTACGCGCCGCTCGTGCGGCACGGTGTCACCGAGGGCACCCGCGTCGGCGTGATCGGCATGGGCGGTCTCGGCCACGTGGCCGTCAAGATCGCCGCCGCCCTCGGTGCCGACGTGACCGTCCTCAGCCGCACCGACGCGAAGAAGGACGACGGCCTCGAGTTCGGCGCCAAGGCCTACGTCGCCACCGAGGAGAAGGGCGCGCTGCGGAAGCTGCGCGGCTCCTTCGACGTCATCCTCAACACCGTCGGCGCGGCGGTCCCGCTCGATCAGTACCTGGGTCTGCTCGACCGCGGTGGCCGCATGGTCAACCTCGGCGCCCCGACCGAGAGCCTGGAGATGGGCGCGTTCTCGCTGCTCTCGTTCCGCCGTGCGCTCGAGGGCTCGATGGTCGGCGGACTCCCCCAGACCCAGGAGATGCTCGACTTCTGCGCCGAGCACGGGATCACCGCCACCGTCGAGGTCATCGACGCCGACCAGGTGGGCGACTACTACGACAAGGTCGTCGACGGCAAGGTGCGCTACCGCGCCGTCATCGACGTCGCCTCGATCGCCCGGTGA
- a CDS encoding flavin reductase family protein, with translation MNRTSLRVGDEGVQPYPLMTALVVPRPIAWISTVDGEGRGNLAPHSFFTVACANPPILAFTSVGRKDTLRNVLETKELVVNLATQPLTEAVNGSSAPYEHGVDEAEALGLETEPSELVTPRRVRDSPAAIECRLHSTTELGDSTLVLAEVLLFSVADHVLVEGHPAFDLLAPMTRLGKEEWAPPSVPFTLPRPTEAP, from the coding sequence GTGAACCGCACCAGCCTGCGGGTCGGTGACGAGGGCGTCCAGCCCTACCCGCTCATGACCGCGCTCGTCGTGCCCCGACCGATCGCGTGGATCAGCACCGTCGACGGCGAGGGCCGGGGGAACCTGGCCCCGCACTCGTTCTTCACCGTCGCGTGCGCGAACCCGCCGATCCTGGCGTTCACCTCCGTCGGCCGCAAGGACACGCTGCGCAACGTCCTGGAGACGAAGGAGCTGGTGGTCAACCTGGCCACCCAGCCGCTCACCGAGGCGGTCAACGGCAGCAGTGCGCCCTACGAGCACGGTGTCGACGAGGCCGAGGCGCTGGGCCTGGAGACGGAGCCGAGCGAGCTCGTGACGCCGCGTCGGGTCCGCGACTCGCCCGCGGCGATCGAGTGCCGCCTGCACTCGACCACCGAGCTGGGTGACTCGACCCTCGTGCTGGCGGAGGTGCTGCTGTTCAGCGTCGCCGACCACGTGCTCGTCGAGGGCCACCCCGCCTTCGACCTGCTGGCGCCCATGACCCGACTCGGCAAGGAGGAGTGGGCGCCGCCCAGCGTGCCGTTCACCCTGCCCCGGCCGACCGAGGCGCCGTAG